A single Abyssisolibacter fermentans DNA region contains:
- a CDS encoding GNAT family N-acetyltransferase: MKNKLKFEYVETIEDIDYFWKKRNEYMLEDIIPNIEYGASLTKEGIEWFFSDNYKNHIMNLYKRSIDPLYIIFFYQENINVGFVDFVIYNSEDGKCFILDYCIHKGYRNNGFGKEAFELLEQEIIRKGAVYINLNVSNHRNENFWKTNGFGKTEIKDDHENYIYRKQLKVLD; encoded by the coding sequence ATGAAAAATAAACTTAAATTTGAGTATGTAGAAACGATAGAAGATATAGATTATTTTTGGAAGAAACGAAATGAATATATGCTGGAGGATATCATTCCTAATATTGAATATGGAGCTTCCCTAACCAAAGAAGGTATTGAATGGTTTTTTTCGGATAATTACAAAAATCACATTATGAATCTATATAAGCGTTCTATTGATCCGCTCTACATTATATTTTTTTATCAAGAAAATATTAATGTAGGATTTGTAGATTTTGTAATTTATAATTCTGAGGATGGGAAATGCTTTATTCTTGATTACTGTATTCATAAAGGATATAGAAATAATGGTTTTGGGAAAGAAGCATTTGAATTACTGGAGCAAGAAATTATTCGTAAAGGAGCAGTATATATTAATTTAAATGTGTCTAATCATCGCAACGAGAACTTCTGGAAAACTAACGGTTTTGGTAAAACTGAAATTAAAGATGATCATGAAAATTACATTTATAGAAAACAACTGAAAGTGTTGGATTAA
- a CDS encoding DUF402 domain-containing protein yields MKRKYINGINWKWLDSYSSQFKHIDDIFSGYISLIKVDKVKRKITVDYEQSENCLFDDGYKCLVFLPDNEKWCVSAVYNRSGEIIEWYFDMTKENSIDELGNPFFYDLYLDIAVSSDFKVVILDEDELKEALEAKIITNFDYEMAYETCNKIMKEIIPNRDFLVSFFRKYLISMEH; encoded by the coding sequence ATGAAAAGAAAATATATAAACGGGATCAATTGGAAATGGCTAGATTCATATTCATCCCAATTTAAGCATATAGACGACATATTTAGTGGATATATTTCATTAATTAAAGTTGATAAGGTAAAGCGAAAGATTACTGTTGATTATGAGCAGTCAGAAAACTGTTTATTTGATGATGGTTATAAATGTTTAGTTTTTTTACCAGACAATGAAAAGTGGTGCGTTAGTGCTGTGTATAATAGATCAGGTGAAATAATTGAATGGTATTTCGATATGACAAAAGAAAATTCAATTGATGAATTGGGTAATCCCTTTTTCTATGACCTATATCTAGATATTGCTGTTTCATCAGATTTTAAAGTAGTTATCCTTGATGAAGATGAGTTAAAAGAAGCTCTAGAAGCAAAAATAATAACAAATTTCGATTATGAAATGGCTTATGAAACTTGTAATAAAATAATGAAGGAGATAATTCCGAATAGAGACTTTTTAGTTTCTTTTTTTCGTAAATATTTAATAAGTATGGAACATTAA
- a CDS encoding DUF7000 family protein, translating to MESLNKYINEYKKQIENGDIKKAYKGLMDFIMDLRIHLKNRHPDYIVSGSIYHGYMDITFFYFTPQSLKNKKLKIAIVFIHEKCRFEVWFAGNNRQIQAKYRQLLQDINWNKYKISPEEKGVDLIIESVLVDNPDFDDLNSLTNQIEMGVLKFIEDIQYVLD from the coding sequence ATGGAATCTTTAAATAAGTATATTAATGAATATAAAAAACAAATTGAAAATGGTGATATAAAAAAAGCATACAAAGGTTTGATGGATTTTATCATGGATTTAAGAATTCATTTAAAAAATAGGCATCCAGATTATATTGTATCAGGGAGTATATACCATGGCTACATGGATATTACATTTTTTTATTTTACACCTCAATCATTAAAAAATAAAAAACTGAAAATTGCTATAGTATTTATTCATGAAAAGTGTAGATTTGAGGTTTGGTTTGCAGGTAATAACAGACAGATTCAAGCAAAATATCGTCAATTGCTTCAGGATATAAATTGGAATAAATACAAAATTTCACCTGAAGAAAAAGGTGTTGATTTAATTATTGAGTCCGTATTGGTAGATAATCCAGATTTTGATGACTTAAATTCGTTAACGAATCAAATTGAAATGGGTGTATTGAAATTCATTGAAGATATCCAATATGTTCTAGATTAA
- a CDS encoding DUF5131 family protein, translating to MTVWNPWRGCHKKSEGCLNCYIHRANARKGINTDIIYKTGEFYKPIEKDHKGNYKMKSGQIVYLCFNSDFLIEEADNWRNEAWEMMRIRNDLNFMFITKRIERFMIGLPDDFEYGFDNVTVCSTVENQIRADERISILKELPIKHKLITIQPMLEKIDISDYLDNTFDYVVVGGESGKDVRPLYYDWVLDIREQCIKKNVNFEFRQLGSIFIKDGITYKVQKRYLCSQARKANINYRTES from the coding sequence ATGACAGTATGGAACCCATGGAGGGGATGTCATAAAAAAAGCGAAGGGTGTTTGAATTGTTATATTCATAGAGCGAATGCAAGAAAAGGTATTAATACCGATATCATATATAAAACAGGAGAATTTTATAAACCTATAGAAAAAGATCATAAGGGAAACTACAAAATGAAAAGTGGACAAATAGTGTATTTATGCTTTAATAGTGACTTTTTGATTGAAGAAGCGGATAACTGGCGAAATGAAGCATGGGAAATGATGAGAATACGTAATGATCTAAATTTCATGTTTATAACAAAGCGAATTGAACGTTTTATGATAGGATTACCAGATGATTTTGAATATGGTTTTGATAATGTAACAGTTTGTTCAACTGTTGAAAATCAAATTAGAGCAGATGAAAGAATTTCTATTTTAAAAGAATTACCAATAAAACACAAATTAATTACGATTCAACCTATGCTTGAAAAAATAGATATATCAGATTATTTGGATAATACATTTGATTATGTGGTTGTAGGTGGAGAATCAGGAAAGGATGTTAGACCTTTATACTATGATTGGGTTCTAGATATAAGAGAACAGTGCATTAAAAAGAATGTTAATTTTGAATTCAGGCAGCTTGGTTCTATATTCATTAAAGATGGGATTACATATAAAGTTCAGAAACGATATTTATGTTCTCAGGCTAGAAAAGCAAATATTAATTATAGAACAGAATCATAG
- a CDS encoding GNAT family N-acetyltransferase: MIIYYYKDKEIKIRDICEDDAAVLFVWSISEDLNKYDPKPIPVNSSALLKECKSFCDKFDNNIMNETSILNEYKYFIVENNEERQIGFVNLFGFNEDKTDAELGVVVGDKTFWNKGIAYKSVKAVIEYAFKELQLSRIHIETGEKNTAALRLFSKLGFKKCDEYCEDCGFKFIVMESFAKEKYGIRKRSKNTI; the protein is encoded by the coding sequence ATTATCATATATTATTACAAAGATAAAGAAATTAAAATTCGTGACATATGTGAGGATGATGCTGCGGTATTATTTGTTTGGTCAATTAGTGAAGATTTAAATAAATATGATCCAAAACCGATTCCTGTGAATAGTAGTGCTTTATTAAAGGAATGTAAGAGTTTTTGTGACAAATTTGATAATAATATAATGAATGAAACTTCTATACTTAATGAGTATAAATATTTTATAGTAGAAAACAATGAAGAAAGGCAAATAGGTTTTGTAAATTTATTTGGATTTAATGAAGATAAAACAGATGCTGAATTAGGAGTAGTTGTTGGTGACAAGACATTTTGGAATAAGGGCATAGCCTACAAAAGTGTTAAAGCTGTAATAGAATATGCTTTTAAAGAGTTGCAATTATCTAGAATACATATTGAGACTGGTGAAAAAAATACAGCAGCGTTAAGGCTATTTAGTAAATTAGGCTTTAAAAAATGTGATGAATACTGTGAGGATTGTGGATTCAAATTTATTGTTATGGAAAGTTTTGCTAAAGAGAAGTATGGCATAAGAAAAAGAAGCAAGAACACGATTTAA
- a CDS encoding GNAT family N-acetyltransferase, whose protein sequence is MRLIEPTDDMKIAFSYMVEDYKQVQELRYQETFEAYMDKVERYSKGENLKTGHVPSITFWLIDDNEMILGVSRLRQYLVSHLEKEGGHIGYDVPPPLRRKGYGSMLLKLTLRRAKELGMDKVLVTCDRDNIGSSKVIENNGGKLENEVISDSSGKKILRYWIEL, encoded by the coding sequence ATGAGGTTAATAGAACCTACTGATGATATGAAAATAGCATTTTCTTATATGGTTGAAGATTACAAACAGGTTCAAGAGTTAAGGTATCAAGAAACATTTGAAGCATATATGGATAAGGTAGAAAGATATTCAAAAGGAGAAAATTTAAAAACAGGACATGTACCTTCAATTACATTTTGGTTAATTGATGATAATGAAATGATCCTTGGAGTAAGTAGATTAAGACAATATTTAGTATCTCATTTGGAGAAAGAAGGAGGTCACATTGGTTATGATGTTCCACCTCCACTTAGAAGAAAAGGTTATGGCAGTATGTTATTAAAATTAACATTAAGGAGGGCAAAAGAATTAGGAATGGATAAAGTTTTGGTAACATGTGATCGTGATAACATAGGATCTTCTAAAGTAATTGAGAACAATGGTGGGAAATTAGAAAATGAAGTTATATCTGATTCTTCAGGCAAAAAGATATTACGTTATTGGATAGAATTATAG
- a CDS encoding class I SAM-dependent methyltransferase codes for MRDYKEKSRKAFNDKADIYLSTNDHKVTAHLKNTALNDVDPNEGDKLLDVGCGIGDLLKNFTSKSNNIELYGIDYSEKMIEQAKINLGDSANLCIGDAEDLPYDCNMFDFIISCAAFHHFPNAEQALKEMKRVMKKDSKLLIYDFTVPNGLRQIMNFFIKFSNDGDYKIYSAKELSKLSSRLGFRDVSYKQLTSNGFCVIAYK; via the coding sequence ATGAGAGATTATAAAGAAAAATCTAGAAAAGCTTTTAATGATAAAGCAGATATATATTTAAGTACAAATGATCATAAAGTCACAGCTCATTTAAAAAATACTGCATTAAATGATGTAGATCCAAATGAGGGCGATAAGTTATTAGATGTTGGATGTGGAATAGGAGATTTACTCAAAAATTTCACAAGTAAATCTAATAATATTGAATTATATGGTATAGATTATTCAGAAAAAATGATTGAACAAGCTAAAATAAATTTGGGAGATAGTGCTAATTTATGTATTGGAGATGCTGAGGATTTACCATATGATTGCAATATGTTTGACTTTATAATATCATGTGCAGCATTTCATCATTTTCCAAATGCAGAGCAAGCATTAAAAGAAATGAAAAGAGTAATGAAAAAGGATAGCAAATTATTAATTTATGATTTTACTGTACCAAACGGGTTAAGGCAAATTATGAACTTTTTTATTAAATTTTCAAATGACGGTGATTACAAAATATATTCTGCTAAAGAATTAAGTAAATTATCAAGTAGATTGGGATTTAGAGACGTATCATATAAACAACTAACTTCAAACGGGTTTTGTGTAATTGCATATAAATAA
- a CDS encoding SagB/ThcOx family dehydrogenase, with protein sequence MRITKEYLDSLIENGRNMLKPDWNLWNPKKSDEGLGIEFQGLKKSLNDKNMRIKLDLEGLNLISKKTLSECIERRKSTRDFSNKFLSFKELSYLIWETCGVNEHKDGYLHRTIPSAGGKYCLNTYMFINRVEDIQEGLYLYLPDNKELVLIDSKSNLVEKIDKAMFNQMYNSAITFIWTAMPYKMEYRYYIVSHKMIAIEAGHACQNLYLASEAISCGCCAISAYKQRTIDKIVKVDGDNEFVIYMAIVGKEI encoded by the coding sequence ATGAGAATAACAAAAGAATATTTGGACTCTTTGATTGAAAACGGAAGAAATATGCTGAAACCTGATTGGAACTTATGGAATCCTAAAAAGTCAGATGAGGGTTTGGGGATAGAGTTTCAAGGTTTAAAAAAGAGTTTAAATGATAAGAATATGAGAATAAAATTAGACCTAGAAGGGTTGAATCTAATTAGTAAGAAAACACTTTCTGAATGTATAGAAAGAAGGAAGAGTACGCGAGATTTTAGTAATAAATTCTTATCGTTTAAAGAACTATCATATTTAATATGGGAAACATGTGGAGTTAATGAACACAAGGATGGTTACTTGCATAGGACTATACCATCTGCGGGAGGAAAATATTGTTTAAATACATACATGTTTATTAATAGGGTAGAGGACATACAAGAAGGTTTGTATTTATATTTACCTGATAATAAGGAGTTAGTATTAATAGACTCAAAATCAAATTTAGTTGAAAAAATAGATAAAGCAATGTTTAATCAGATGTATAATAGTGCGATTACATTTATTTGGACAGCAATGCCATATAAAATGGAATATAGATATTATATTGTATCTCACAAGATGATTGCAATAGAAGCTGGACATGCATGTCAAAATCTATATTTAGCATCAGAAGCAATAAGTTGTGGGTGTTGTGCCATTTCAGCGTATAAACAAAGGACAATTGACAAAATAGTTAAAGTTGATGGTGATAATGAATTTGTAATATATATGGCTATTGTTGGAAAAGAAATATGA
- a CDS encoding MFS transporter — MNLKLLKKKDFLLLMLGKLVSLLGTQMQNFALSLYVLKITGSATKFASVLAVTLIPNIILGPIAGVLVDWFDRKRIIVLLDVIRGMIIAIYAVVFKINGSLTLGSIYTLVIITSLASLLFQPAILTAIPSIVKKEELVDANAVNSFILSIGQLLAPAVAGVLFGFYGLFIILVINSISFIASAISETFIDFPKSNKKPSKIDLNRFLKDFQEGIKFIKSKRIMVNIIFLGLIINCAFNPIFTVGLPYISKRILFITDIQYGMLESIQVVGMIIAPLLTGFVCRRLSIGKVIYLDILITSLLIAIIGVISSNVYLNLFNTNTIPYISLIIITFMIAVINIIGNVAVNTMFQKEVPLEIMGRVGTVNSSICMGAIPLGQMVIGFLFDKISAWICVSICAVILFITIMLFRTSLCGDTQGKTC; from the coding sequence ATGAATTTAAAGCTTCTAAAGAAAAAAGACTTTTTATTATTAATGCTTGGAAAATTAGTATCATTACTAGGGACGCAAATGCAGAACTTTGCACTTTCACTGTATGTTTTAAAAATAACAGGATCTGCTACGAAATTTGCATCTGTTTTAGCTGTTACATTGATACCTAATATTATTTTAGGTCCAATTGCTGGAGTTTTAGTGGATTGGTTTGATAGAAAAAGAATAATTGTTTTACTAGATGTAATTAGAGGAATGATTATAGCAATTTATGCAGTAGTATTCAAAATTAATGGAAGTTTAACACTTGGTAGCATATATACACTTGTAATTATTACATCATTAGCATCACTATTATTTCAACCTGCTATTTTAACAGCTATTCCAAGTATAGTCAAAAAAGAAGAATTGGTTGATGCTAATGCGGTTAATTCTTTTATATTAAGTATAGGACAATTATTGGCTCCAGCTGTTGCAGGAGTATTATTTGGATTTTATGGTTTATTTATAATTTTAGTTATTAATTCAATAAGTTTCATTGCATCTGCCATTAGTGAAACATTCATAGATTTTCCAAAATCAAACAAAAAACCTAGCAAAATAGATTTAAATAGATTTTTAAAAGATTTTCAGGAAGGAATTAAATTTATTAAGAGTAAAAGAATAATGGTTAATATTATCTTTTTAGGATTAATAATAAATTGTGCATTTAATCCAATATTTACTGTTGGTTTACCATATATCTCGAAAAGAATACTTTTTATAACTGATATTCAGTACGGTATGTTAGAGTCAATTCAGGTAGTAGGTATGATAATTGCTCCGCTTTTAACAGGATTTGTTTGTAGGAGATTAAGTATAGGAAAAGTTATATACTTAGATATTCTAATCACATCTTTACTTATTGCAATTATTGGTGTAATTTCTTCAAATGTTTATTTGAATTTATTTAATACCAATACCATACCATATATTTCTTTGATAATTATTACTTTTATGATAGCAGTAATAAATATTATTGGTAATGTAGCTGTAAACACAATGTTTCAAAAGGAAGTACCACTTGAAATAATGGGACGAGTAGGAACTGTAAATTCATCGATATGTATGGGAGCAATACCTTTAGGTCAAATGGTAATTGGGTTTTTATTTGATAAAATAAGTGCTTGGATTTGTGTAAGCATTTGTGCTGTTATATTATTTATAACAATAATGCTTTTTAGGACAAGTCTTTGCGGTGACACGCAAGGTAAAACCTGTTAA
- a CDS encoding GNAT family N-acetyltransferase: protein MKDLFLVKPSKKYQKSFENYALTYRKINDEHYFNKYKKALENFQDYLNDLHNYSKGKNLPQGDVTTSTFWLIDKKAVVGVVRIRQQEVDCAGHIGYDISPDCRKRGYGFQILKLALEKAIKIGIEEVILTCNIDNTASKKIIEKNNGKLLGTIFDEEENEYLYKYSITMTK from the coding sequence ATGAAGGATTTATTTTTAGTTAAGCCTAGTAAAAAATATCAAAAGAGTTTTGAAAATTATGCTCTAACATACAGAAAAATAAATGATGAACATTATTTTAATAAATATAAAAAAGCATTGGAAAATTTCCAAGATTATTTGAACGACTTACACAATTATTCCAAGGGTAAAAACCTACCTCAAGGGGATGTTACAACTTCAACATTCTGGTTAATTGATAAAAAAGCAGTTGTAGGAGTAGTGAGAATTAGACAACAAGAGGTAGATTGTGCTGGTCATATAGGTTATGATATATCACCAGATTGTAGAAAAAGAGGTTATGGTTTTCAGATTTTAAAATTGGCTTTAGAAAAGGCTATAAAGATAGGAATAGAAGAAGTAATTTTAACTTGTAATATAGACAATACAGCCTCAAAGAAAATTATAGAAAAGAACAACGGAAAATTATTAGGAACTATTTTTGATGAAGAGGAAAATGAATATCTGTACAAATATAGTATTACAATGACAAAATAA
- a CDS encoding MFS transporter has translation MDNNASAKSNNCNSKKIVKTKNKLWNMNFILLWQGQFVSNFGDSIYDIALGFWILAKTGSTGLMGILMATAVIPRVFLSPIAGTYVDRHNRKNILIVTDLIRGIVISFVGVAAVMNFIQIWMVLMGGIVLGICGSFFNPAVQSSIPDLVPKDKLVKANSTFSLASTGTDIIGKTLGGFLFHLIGAPIMFLINGISYIFSACTELFIKIPNKKRDINKVKFFEDLKSGFNYVKSNKGIKYLYITIAILNFFAIMGITLLLPLFNSKQYLGPERYGVAMAFSTGGMFLGFLILSIVDLSNIKKSLIFIAGGLINGLAMGILPHVPNYFIIVILLFINGFSVAIINSIIQSTMQAAVSDDMRGKVFGFRRTLSSSLVPMAMAIGGILAEFISISIIISVGFSIIFILFFALGFIKPVKKLIDNL, from the coding sequence ATGGACAATAATGCAAGTGCTAAATCTAATAATTGTAATTCAAAGAAAATAGTTAAGACAAAAAATAAATTATGGAATATGAATTTTATATTACTATGGCAAGGTCAGTTTGTTTCTAATTTCGGAGATTCAATATACGATATAGCCTTAGGATTCTGGATATTAGCTAAAACAGGATCTACTGGTTTGATGGGAATATTAATGGCAACGGCAGTTATTCCAAGAGTGTTTTTGTCACCTATTGCTGGTACATATGTAGATAGACATAATCGAAAAAATATACTTATTGTAACAGATCTTATTAGAGGGATAGTAATAAGTTTTGTTGGTGTAGCAGCAGTTATGAATTTTATTCAGATTTGGATGGTACTCATGGGTGGAATAGTTCTTGGAATCTGTGGTTCTTTCTTTAATCCAGCTGTACAATCCTCTATTCCTGACTTAGTACCAAAGGATAAGCTTGTAAAGGCTAATTCAACTTTTTCGTTAGCTAGCACAGGCACAGATATTATAGGAAAAACTTTAGGGGGATTTTTATTTCATTTAATAGGTGCACCTATCATGTTTTTAATCAATGGTATAAGTTATATTTTCTCTGCTTGTACTGAGTTGTTTATAAAGATCCCAAATAAGAAGAGGGATATAAATAAAGTTAAATTTTTTGAAGATTTAAAATCAGGGTTCAATTATGTAAAGAGTAATAAAGGTATTAAGTATTTATATATTACTATTGCTATTCTTAACTTTTTTGCTATCATGGGTATTACTTTATTGCTCCCATTGTTCAATTCAAAACAATATCTTGGACCAGAGAGATACGGGGTAGCAATGGCATTCTCAACTGGAGGAATGTTTTTAGGATTCTTAATCCTGTCTATTGTTGATTTGAGTAATATTAAGAAGTCATTGATTTTTATTGCTGGAGGGTTAATTAATGGCTTGGCTATGGGAATACTTCCACACGTTCCTAACTATTTTATTATTGTAATCTTATTATTCATTAACGGTTTTTCTGTTGCTATTATTAATTCAATAATTCAATCAACTATGCAAGCGGCAGTTTCAGATGACATGCGAGGAAAAGTATTTGGTTTTAGAAGAACTTTATCATCGTCACTAGTTCCTATGGCAATGGCAATAGGTGGTATATTAGCAGAATTTATTTCAATAAGTATAATAATTTCAGTTGGATTTAGTATTATATTTATATTGTTCTTTGCTTTAGGATTTATAAAACCTGTAAAAAAATTAATTGATAATTTGTAA
- a CDS encoding phosphotransferase, which translates to MKGVYTETITDKNHISMLKTVLGTIKPGLAGQIYIERFHDNGEGVDRTYNVYKITVDKQTYILKKSDDKEIEVYENFLADKNLPVPKLEGWTCVNNIKWILIEYIAGTDLRMFNKDMAYGCADSLSRIFNQYWQEGDFKENKLDNRFERYWTRINKRGECLKNELTLASAYRIFLDRQLVCPRTLCNGDFLQCNAIKSDEGIILINWTFAGIMPYSLDVARLIAHGSEKFFPFPFYMTDEYRTIFLRDVYDKLIYKPDYKQFIWDVILSCLNECIEFIENELNDKSIERDECFTYYYKNAEILANIILKGKEQLSI; encoded by the coding sequence ATGAAAGGTGTATATACAGAAACAATCACAGATAAAAATCATATAAGTATGCTAAAAACAGTTTTGGGAACAATTAAACCTGGACTTGCAGGACAAATATATATTGAACGTTTTCACGATAATGGAGAAGGTGTTGATAGGACTTATAATGTTTATAAAATAACAGTAGATAAGCAGACATACATTCTAAAAAAGTCTGATGACAAAGAGATAGAAGTTTATGAAAATTTTCTTGCAGATAAAAACTTACCTGTGCCAAAACTGGAAGGATGGACTTGCGTTAATAATATAAAGTGGATATTAATTGAATATATTGCTGGAACGGATTTGCGAATGTTTAATAAAGACATGGCTTATGGATGTGCTGACAGTCTTTCTCGTATTTTTAATCAATACTGGCAGGAAGGTGACTTTAAAGAAAATAAGCTAGACAACCGTTTTGAAAGATACTGGACAAGAATAAATAAAAGGGGAGAATGTCTTAAAAACGAGTTAACATTAGCTTCCGCTTATCGTATTTTTTTAGACAGACAGTTAGTATGTCCGCGTACTTTATGTAATGGAGATTTTTTGCAGTGCAATGCAATAAAAAGTGATGAGGGCATTATTTTAATAAATTGGACTTTTGCAGGTATTATGCCATATTCGTTGGATGTTGCACGCTTAATAGCACATGGTTCAGAAAAGTTTTTTCCATTTCCATTTTATATGACGGATGAATATCGAACGATTTTCCTGAGAGATGTTTATGATAAATTGATATATAAACCTGATTACAAACAATTCATATGGGATGTAATACTTTCATGCCTAAATGAGTGTATTGAGTTTATAGAAAATGAATTGAACGATAAATCTATTGAAAGAGATGAATGTTTTACTTATTATTATAAAAATGCAGAGATTTTAGCTAATATTATATTGAAGGGTAAAGAGCAGTTAAGTATTTGA
- a CDS encoding GNAT family N-acetyltransferase: MILYKTYSDELKHLELGAGFFKDWPNPPSEEKHKEILEKSYRSLVAIDEKSNKIIGFINAVSDGILSAYIRLLEVLPKYQRQGIGSELVKKMLEELNDFYMVDLCCDENLLSFYKKLGMIKSQGMIHRNYKYQCGRD, encoded by the coding sequence TTGATTTTATATAAAACTTATTCTGACGAATTAAAACACTTAGAATTAGGAGCAGGTTTTTTTAAAGATTGGCCAAATCCCCCAAGTGAAGAAAAACATAAAGAAATATTAGAAAAAAGCTATAGATCTTTAGTTGCTATAGATGAAAAGAGCAACAAAATTATTGGATTTATAAATGCTGTTAGCGACGGAATTCTATCGGCTTATATTCGTCTTTTAGAAGTGTTACCTAAATATCAAAGACAGGGTATCGGCTCTGAATTGGTTAAAAAAATGTTAGAAGAATTAAATGATTTTTATATGGTTGATTTATGCTGTGATGAAAATCTTCTATCTTTTTATAAGAAATTAGGAATGATAAAATCTCAAGGAATGATACATAGAAATTACAAATATCAATGTGGTAGAGATTAA
- a CDS encoding GNAT family N-acetyltransferase, translating to MNDEAVIRAMKESDLDEALKLWRISFNVGFSTNFDTKEILIKYLNRNPGLSSVACTKEGKLIGALMCGHDGRRGSIYHTAVYSEFRNKGIGRRMEQRSLEELKKAGITTGFLFINVNNPGSKEFWNSIGWTVISNIKYLYKEF from the coding sequence ATGAATGATGAAGCAGTAATTCGTGCAATGAAAGAGTCAGATTTAGATGAAGCTCTTAAATTATGGAGAATATCTTTTAATGTAGGTTTTTCAACAAATTTTGATACTAAAGAAATTCTAATAAAGTATCTAAATAGAAATCCTGGATTGAGTTCCGTAGCATGTACGAAGGAAGGAAAATTAATTGGTGCTTTAATGTGTGGGCATGATGGTAGAAGAGGTTCTATTTATCATACAGCAGTTTATAGTGAATTTAGAAATAAAGGTATTGGAAGAAGGATGGAGCAACGTTCTTTAGAAGAATTAAAAAAAGCTGGTATTACTACAGGATTTTTATTTATTAATGTTAATAATCCTGGTTCAAAAGAATTTTGGAACTCGATCGGATGGACTGTTATATCAAACATAAAATACTTATATAAGGAGTTTTAG
- a CDS encoding GNAT family N-acetyltransferase produces MIFEKINCNHIEEAASIALAEYTEECNVVIELPRKDYKDLFCNMLSDMIGNNLGVVALDKKKIVGFITCYGPIENFFGTVQGVFSPIHGHGAIKEDRERIYSMLYQEAAKIWVEQGIFSHAIAVYAHNQIAIDSYFRNGFGMRCVDAITSVNNEMISYEAKSNVTMREIPMNQIESILELKNNLVKHLENSPTFMPLQLFDIVKFREQSRKRNSRFFTANIEGKLIGYVEIMSSGENFTCYDDGTVNICGAYIYPEYRGTGLYKNLIAYMIKKIKKEGYKCCGVDFESINPNANKFWLKYFTPYTYSMVRRIDERINS; encoded by the coding sequence ATGATATTTGAAAAAATTAATTGTAATCATATTGAAGAAGCCGCTAGTATTGCATTAGCTGAATATACTGAAGAATGTAATGTTGTTATTGAGTTACCCAGAAAAGATTATAAGGATTTGTTTTGTAATATGTTATCTGATATGATAGGTAACAATCTTGGAGTCGTTGCACTTGATAAGAAGAAGATAGTTGGATTCATTACTTGTTATGGACCAATAGAAAATTTCTTTGGAACAGTACAAGGGGTATTTTCTCCAATTCATGGGCATGGAGCTATTAAAGAAGATAGAGAACGCATTTATTCAATGTTATATCAAGAAGCTGCAAAGATTTGGGTAGAACAAGGAATATTCAGTCATGCTATTGCAGTATATGCTCATAATCAAATAGCGATTGATTCATATTTTCGCAATGGATTTGGCATGAGATGTGTTGATGCTATTACATCAGTTAATAATGAAATGATATCATATGAAGCTAAAAGCAATGTTACAATGAGAGAAATACCTATGAATCAGATAGAAAGTATACTTGAACTGAAAAATAATTTAGTTAAGCACCTTGAAAACAGCCCAACTTTTATGCCATTACAACTTTTTGATATTGTAAAATTTAGAGAACAATCTAGAAAGCGAAATTCAAGGTTTTTTACAGCAAATATTGAAGGTAAATTGATTGGTTATGTAGAAATAATGTCATCTGGTGAGAATTTTACATGTTATGATGATGGGACTGTTAATATTTGTGGTGCTTATATATATCCTGAGTATCGAGGTACAGGATTATATAAAAATTTAATAGCCTACATGATTAAAAAAATAAAGAAAGAAGGCTATAAATGCTGTGGTGTGGATTTTGAGAGTATTAATCCAAATGCAAATAAATTTTGGTTAAAGTATTTTACTCCCTATACATACAGTATGGTAAGGCGTATTGATGAGAGAATAAATAGTTAA